A stretch of the Lolium perenne isolate Kyuss_39 chromosome 3, Kyuss_2.0, whole genome shotgun sequence genome encodes the following:
- the LOC127338333 gene encoding uncharacterized protein, producing the protein MEAEANSLRLPSDWNDLITEEERAGMSYLSKSEIMKILAKAEESRRRLQLLSRNPHSFKSPVDSQSDSTVQRRRLAGDSDDKEAKRQRQGVELSGIEMQSADNLPPQPDKIFVFPEVGSGQSAIY; encoded by the exons ATGGAAGCTGAAGCTAATAGCCTCCGCCTACCGTCCGACTGGAACGACTTGATCACGGAAGAGGAACGGGCGGGGATGTCGTACCTCTCCAAGAGTGAGATCATGAAGATCCTGGCTAAGGCAGAGGaaagccgccgccgcctccagctcCTCAGCCGCAATCCCCACA GCTTCAAGAGCCCCGTCGATTCGCAGAGTGACTCGACGGTCCAAAGGCGTCGTCTTGCTGGTGACTCCGATGACAAGGAGGCCAAGCGGCAACGGCAGGGTGTGGAACTGAGCGGAATCGAGATGCAGTCGGCCGACAACCTCCCTCCTCAGCCCGACAAGATCTTCGT GTTTCCAGAGGTTGGGAGTGGACAGTCAGCTATCTACTGA